The Spirosoma radiotolerans genome has a window encoding:
- a CDS encoding glycosyltransferase family protein encodes MRTKWIAPAAVSSLILLLFFGFKIIRFQGLYYTFNDMYIFLQASCSWMNGRPLLYENIWGYDDRIHNNYAMLLWGPLIYVAGPYAVFMIQAGLSLLSYGLLIRQLSGRMANWVLWFMLFVLLVGPVWFWFNDHPGIGWHPELTYFPLSILFILALQANRPAWFLLTALLIVLVKEDGALLAGAIHLAFLSIQYLATDRQRNIFGILTQPRFWFALVSWAVLFIAGMAFLSYKNHAAEPEPRLQQALMAIQKGLHEPVFLRKNGLLFMQTVALLLPSFGALLFGLYQVNWRQTGSILLVYAVAQAALLASNWVQGATYYGTNPYFDLVSLTWPPRFVLVYTFSVTYCVLVWVLFGAGKSAVTWKPMLAGLLLLITQFPIVQYGRPDYQWVTMLRNLVKHRYDPVKEPMLPESDVAIIRKLGQTLPAHSNVFIFDFLIPFFYQHYNIWPTENQWEDADLAIIPKKDFQHLGEHLPRVMKHPYRAIQLKEYTIFVTPAYEPYVMASLSKQTALK; translated from the coding sequence ATGAGAACAAAGTGGATTGCTCCGGCTGCTGTCAGTAGCCTGATTTTACTTCTATTTTTCGGGTTCAAGATCATTCGGTTTCAGGGGTTGTACTACACCTTCAACGACATGTACATCTTTTTGCAGGCATCATGCAGCTGGATGAATGGTCGACCATTACTGTACGAAAACATATGGGGGTACGACGACCGTATTCATAACAACTACGCCATGTTGCTTTGGGGGCCGCTCATTTATGTAGCTGGTCCATATGCGGTGTTTATGATTCAGGCAGGACTCTCACTGTTGAGCTATGGCTTACTGATACGCCAGCTTAGTGGCCGAATGGCGAATTGGGTCCTATGGTTTATGTTATTCGTTTTGCTGGTAGGACCCGTTTGGTTTTGGTTCAACGATCATCCGGGCATTGGCTGGCATCCCGAGTTGACGTATTTCCCGCTTTCCATTCTCTTCATTCTGGCTTTGCAGGCAAACCGGCCCGCCTGGTTCCTACTCACGGCTTTACTGATTGTCCTTGTTAAAGAAGACGGAGCTTTGCTGGCCGGAGCCATTCATCTGGCGTTTCTGAGCATTCAATACCTCGCTACCGATCGCCAGCGAAACATCTTTGGCATACTGACGCAGCCAAGGTTCTGGTTTGCGCTGGTGAGTTGGGCTGTTCTATTTATAGCAGGGATGGCTTTTCTATCCTACAAAAATCACGCAGCCGAACCCGAACCCCGCTTGCAACAGGCTCTTATGGCGATTCAGAAAGGGTTGCATGAACCGGTCTTTCTTCGCAAAAATGGGTTATTGTTTATGCAAACAGTGGCCTTGTTGTTACCCTCCTTTGGCGCGTTGCTGTTTGGGTTATATCAGGTCAACTGGCGACAGACGGGGAGTATTCTCTTGGTGTATGCCGTAGCGCAGGCCGCCTTGCTGGCGTCAAACTGGGTGCAGGGGGCAACGTATTATGGCACAAACCCTTATTTTGACCTGGTTTCGCTAACCTGGCCTCCTCGGTTTGTACTTGTCTATACCTTCTCCGTAACCTATTGCGTGCTCGTTTGGGTTCTGTTCGGCGCTGGCAAATCAGCAGTTACCTGGAAACCAATGCTGGCCGGCTTGCTGCTTCTGATCACCCAATTTCCCATTGTTCAATATGGGCGGCCGGATTATCAATGGGTTACGATGCTTCGAAATTTAGTGAAACATCGATACGACCCGGTCAAGGAGCCGATGCTACCCGAGTCTGATGTGGCTATTATTCGTAAACTAGGCCAAACCCTGCCGGCGCACTCCAATGTGTTCATCTTCGATTTCCTGATTCCGTTTTTTTACCAGCATTACAACATCTGGCCAACCGAAAATCAGTGGGAGGACGCTGACTTGGCGATCATCCCTAAAAAAGATTTTCAGCATCTTGGCGAACATCTGCCCCGAGTAATGAAACACCCGTACCGGGCTATACAGTTAAAGGAGTATACTATTTTCGTTACACCAGCTTATGAACCGTATGTAATGGCTTCCTTATCAAAACAAACCGCTTTAAAATGA
- a CDS encoding RsiV family protein, with translation MKHTLALLFCGLFYIVTACHSTNSTPPVLEKKQYIFTGSNRCDTAKNAGVDVSVAFVLLKDDTEGSRKINDSLRRLAANSIVGWLDSATVAEHPDAKTDLAKAASLFATDYEVVRKDMGSLGGCWEVKTTADTVHVGPKAVTVKYETMAYTGGAHPNSNLSFYNFDRKTGQMLTLTDMVSDTTALLDLVEKAFREQQQVMPQNNLEERGYFLRDGRFFLPANVGMSPRGMVFYYNPYEIAAYAVGPIQVTVPYTQLDGILQKDWH, from the coding sequence ATGAAGCACACTTTAGCCCTATTATTTTGCGGCTTATTTTATATTGTTACGGCTTGCCATTCGACAAATTCAACGCCACCAGTTCTTGAGAAAAAACAGTACATATTTACGGGTTCGAACCGTTGCGATACGGCTAAAAACGCTGGCGTAGATGTTTCTGTCGCGTTTGTGTTGCTCAAAGATGATACAGAAGGCTCCCGCAAAATAAACGATAGCCTGCGCCGATTGGCCGCAAACAGTATCGTGGGCTGGCTCGATAGTGCCACCGTAGCCGAACATCCCGATGCAAAAACAGACCTGGCCAAAGCCGCATCGCTGTTTGCCACTGATTACGAAGTTGTCCGTAAAGATATGGGTAGTTTGGGTGGTTGCTGGGAGGTGAAAACAACCGCCGATACCGTTCACGTTGGTCCTAAAGCTGTAACGGTCAAATACGAAACTATGGCCTATACGGGTGGTGCACATCCGAACTCCAACCTGTCTTTTTATAACTTCGACCGAAAAACAGGCCAAATGCTTACACTCACCGATATGGTGTCGGACACGACGGCCCTACTGGATTTAGTAGAAAAAGCGTTTCGGGAGCAACAGCAGGTAATGCCTCAAAATAATCTTGAAGAGCGGGGGTACTTTCTGCGCGACGGTCGTTTTTTTCTCCCGGCCAATGTAGGGATGAGCCCCAGAGGCATGGTCTTCTACTACAACCCCTATGAAATTGCTGCCTATGCCGTTGGTCCGATTCAGGTTACGGTTCCCTATACTCAACTCGACGGGATTCTGCAAAAAGACTGGCACTAG
- a CDS encoding LytR/AlgR family response regulator transcription factor yields the protein MKTLIIDDERLARNELRRLLENFPKIQIIGEAANADEALPMIEELEPDLLFLDIQMPGKNGFELLQSIEGKTPEVIFTTAFDEYAIKAFEFNALDYLLKPVELARLSEAIHRVEEEQHNQESAHTTSVGTSTKILGENDQVFVKDGEKCWFVKLGKVRLFESMGNYVRLYFDDQKPLVLKSLNALEDRLNPATFFRANRKHIINLQWIEKIEPWFSGGLLVTLRGGDKIEISRRQAIRFKDLLSL from the coding sequence ATGAAAACCCTGATTATTGACGACGAACGTCTGGCTCGTAACGAGCTGCGTCGGTTGCTGGAAAACTTCCCGAAGATTCAAATTATTGGCGAAGCGGCTAACGCCGACGAAGCTCTTCCGATGATTGAAGAATTGGAGCCGGACCTGCTGTTTCTGGATATTCAAATGCCGGGCAAAAATGGTTTCGAACTGCTACAGTCTATTGAAGGAAAGACACCGGAAGTGATTTTTACAACGGCTTTTGATGAATACGCCATCAAAGCTTTTGAATTCAATGCGCTCGATTACCTGCTTAAACCCGTCGAACTGGCTCGCCTGTCGGAGGCTATTCATCGGGTTGAAGAAGAGCAGCACAATCAGGAGTCGGCTCACACAACGTCAGTTGGTACGTCCACGAAAATATTGGGCGAAAATGATCAGGTCTTCGTGAAAGACGGCGAAAAATGCTGGTTCGTTAAACTAGGCAAGGTGCGGCTCTTCGAATCGATGGGAAACTACGTCCGGCTCTATTTCGATGACCAGAAGCCCTTGGTGCTTAAGTCATTGAATGCCCTGGAAGATCGGCTCAATCCCGCCACCTTTTTCCGGGCCAACCGCAAACATATTATCAATTTGCAGTGGATTGAAAAGATCGAACCCTGGTTTAGTGGCGGTTTGCTGGTTACCCTGAGAGGAGGAGACAAAATTGAAATTAGCCGTCGACAAGCCATACGGTTTAAAGATTTGTTAAGTTTGTAG
- a CDS encoding sensor histidine kinase, whose protein sequence is MSKQRIYWFCQLFGWSLLILVEYLAYLLEDGFQADELYLAIANIFLGITLTHLYRLMIRRWNWVRLPFFQLAPRVLLSVFVLALIMTMVNLPMDRLIVPQHLMDEPWPLFGYIMTWGKTMLAWVLSYTAYHYVEENRNAEIEKILLKTSIRETEAKVLRSQLNPHFVFNALNSIRALVYENPAKAQQSITQLSNLLRNSLLADRRKTVELREEIKTVEDYLALEKVRYEERLESSIELDGRTLYWQVPPMMLQTLVENAIKHGVSTAIGGGFIEVKSSLVADKLHIIIRNTGVLGDKKASGGFGLANTSQRLELLYGPDAQFHIFQEDDTLNGNPVVCAEITIPAQSEGMFRREKVKSHEGRAIN, encoded by the coding sequence ATGTCGAAGCAAAGAATATATTGGTTTTGTCAGCTGTTCGGCTGGTCACTCCTCATTTTGGTGGAGTATCTGGCGTATTTGCTTGAAGATGGTTTTCAGGCCGATGAACTGTACCTGGCCATTGCCAATATTTTTCTGGGAATCACCCTTACGCACCTCTATCGGCTCATGATTCGGCGTTGGAACTGGGTGCGACTGCCGTTCTTCCAACTGGCTCCCAGGGTGTTGCTATCCGTTTTTGTACTAGCCCTGATCATGACAATGGTCAATTTGCCCATGGATCGGCTCATCGTTCCGCAGCACTTAATGGATGAGCCCTGGCCCTTATTTGGCTATATCATGACCTGGGGCAAAACCATGCTCGCCTGGGTGTTGAGTTATACGGCCTATCATTATGTGGAGGAAAACCGGAATGCCGAAATTGAAAAGATACTGCTGAAAACAAGCATTCGGGAAACAGAAGCTAAAGTGTTGCGGTCGCAATTAAATCCGCACTTTGTTTTTAACGCCCTGAATAGCATCCGGGCGCTGGTTTACGAAAACCCGGCAAAAGCTCAGCAGAGTATTACCCAGCTCTCTAATCTGTTACGCAACTCGCTGCTGGCCGATCGGCGTAAAACGGTTGAACTTCGCGAAGAAATAAAAACCGTAGAGGATTACCTGGCCCTCGAAAAAGTACGCTATGAGGAGCGCCTGGAGTCGTCTATTGAACTCGATGGGCGTACACTTTACTGGCAGGTTCCGCCAATGATGCTGCAAACGCTGGTCGAAAATGCCATCAAACATGGCGTATCAACGGCGATAGGGGGCGGGTTTATTGAGGTAAAATCCAGTCTGGTTGCCGACAAACTTCACATTATTATTCGGAATACGGGTGTTCTGGGCGATAAAAAAGCCTCTGGCGGCTTTGGCCTGGCTAACACCTCGCAGCGACTCGAACTGCTTTACGGCCCCGATGCCCAATTCCATATTTTCCAGGAAGACGATACCCTCAACGGGAACCCTGTTGTTTGTGCCGAAATAACCATTCCTGCTCAATCAGAAGGGATGTTTAGGCGTGAAAAAGTAAAGAGCCATGAAGGACGAGCCATAAATTAG
- a CDS encoding histidine phosphatase family protein, with amino-acid sequence MIQKTIYLIRHGETDYNRRGVVQGSGVDSDLNEMGRAQAQAFFQAYQHVPFSKIYISGLKRTYQTAEPFIELGLPFEKLTGLNEISWGVMEGKAPGNLENEYYRDLIESWAAGNSAKTTDGGESPDQVVARQKEAVATILAHPDEETVLVAMHGRAMRILLCWITNQPLSLMDQFEHSNLCLYKLQYNYDTAAFTIELANDTAHLLSLAMAS; translated from the coding sequence TTGATACAGAAAACAATTTATCTGATTCGCCACGGCGAAACCGACTATAACCGGCGGGGAGTCGTACAGGGCAGTGGCGTCGATTCAGACCTCAACGAAATGGGAAGAGCACAGGCTCAGGCTTTTTTTCAGGCCTACCAGCATGTGCCGTTCAGCAAGATTTACATTTCAGGCCTCAAGCGAACGTACCAGACCGCCGAACCTTTCATTGAACTTGGGCTGCCTTTCGAAAAACTAACCGGACTGAATGAGATCAGCTGGGGCGTTATGGAAGGCAAAGCACCGGGCAATCTGGAAAATGAGTACTACCGTGATCTGATCGAATCGTGGGCCGCAGGAAACTCGGCCAAAACGACCGACGGCGGGGAAAGCCCGGATCAGGTGGTCGCCCGTCAAAAAGAGGCTGTTGCCACCATTCTTGCGCATCCCGACGAAGAAACCGTGTTAGTGGCTATGCACGGCCGGGCCATGCGTATTCTGCTGTGCTGGATCACCAATCAGCCGCTTTCTTTGATGGATCAGTTCGAGCATAGCAACCTCTGCCTGTACAAACTACAGTACAACTACGACACGGCTGCCTTTACCATTGAGCTGGCAAACGATACGGCCCATCTGTTATCGCTGGCCATGGCGTCGTAG
- a CDS encoding hotdog fold thioesterase, which yields MKAGFDLTTLSFMDMDSIAKHLGIEFVEAGEGYLIARMPVDKRTHQPFGILHGGASVVLAETLGSVASWMLLDDPAKQRAVGLEINANHIRSVRDGWVYGRCTPIHTGRTTHVWDIRITDEQGKLVCVSRLTVAVVVS from the coding sequence ATGAAAGCTGGCTTCGACCTGACTACCCTTAGCTTTATGGACATGGATTCGATTGCAAAGCATCTCGGCATCGAATTCGTTGAAGCGGGCGAAGGGTATCTAATTGCCCGGATGCCCGTCGACAAACGCACGCATCAACCCTTTGGCATTCTGCACGGAGGAGCTTCGGTGGTGCTGGCCGAAACGCTGGGTAGCGTGGCCTCCTGGATGCTCCTGGACGACCCCGCCAAACAGCGGGCCGTGGGTCTGGAAATCAATGCCAACCACATTCGATCCGTACGCGACGGCTGGGTATATGGCCGCTGTACGCCTATTCATACCGGGCGCACGACCCACGTGTGGGACATCCGCATAACCGACGAGCAAGGCAAACTGGTGTGCGTGAGTCGGCTCACGGTTGCCGTTGTGGTGAGTTAG